One endosymbiont 'TC1' of Trimyema compressum genomic window, GGGGGAGCAGGTTATGCTGGCTCAATTATGGCACGGAAATATGCTGAATTAGGCAAAAAAGTATTGCTTGTTGATCGTAGAAAACATATTGGAGGCAATATGTATGATTATAAAAATGATAGCGGTATATTAATCCATAAATATGGACCTCATATTGCATATATGGAAACCGATAAAGCCTATGATTTTTTGTCACAGTTCACTGAATGGAATCAATATGAACATAGAGTGAACGTAGAAATTCAAGGGAAAGAAGTTCCTTTACCTTTTAACTTAACTGGCATTGATATTATGTTTGACTCAGAAAAAGCAACTAAACTTAAAGATATTTTAATTGCCCAATATGGTATGTATAGTAAAGTTCCTATTTTAGATATGCTAAACAGTGATAACAAGGATTTAAATGAATTAGCTCAATTTGTTTATGACAATATTTTTGTTGATTATACAACAAAAATGTGGGGTCTGGATCCAAAAGAAATATCACCGGCTGTAACAGGCAGAGTCCCTGTTCGTATTAGTTATGATAATAGACACTTTACAAATAGAATACAAGTTATGCCTAAACATGGCTATACAAGAATTTTTGAAATTATGTTAAATCATGAAAATATTGACATTTTACTGGGAGAGGATGTAAAGAAGGTTGTTGTCCTTGATAAAAATAATAAAACGCTTTACTATAACAACCAAGTATTTAATGGCACTTATGTGTATACGGGGGCTTTAGATGAGTTTTTAAATTATGAGTTTGGTGAACTTTCATACCGATCATTAGAATTTAAAATTGAGAATCATAATGTTGATAAAATTCAGGAAACCGGCACATTAAATTGGCCAGATAAACGACCAGAAACAAGGCGTTCTGAAATGAAGACTCTTACATCACAACAAGATATTAAAGGAACAACAGTTACACTAACAGAATATCCAGGACCTTGTAATAAATATGCTGAACATTGGAATGAACCTTACTATCCAATTCCAAGTAATGAAAACGAATCAAACTATAAGCTATATTATGATGAATTATCTAAAATTAAGAATCTTGTATTAGTAGGACGATTAGCTGAATATAAATACTATAATATGGAAGCAATTATTTTAAAGGCATTAGAATTATTTGAAAGGGTGGGTAAGTAAATGAAGGGTATTGTTTTTTCTTATTTTTTTCCTCCGTTAAATAGTTCAGAAGGAAATGTAACTTTTAAACTAATTAATGCTTCAAAGTACGATTATGAAGTTTTTTATCAGAATCAGAGTGATTTATGGAGCTATGGTAAAAATATTTTTTTGAGAAGTGATAGAATTAAAGTTATTCCTAGTAATACAAGTGATTTAGAAGGCTTTAGGGATAAAGGCATTGCATTATTCAGTAATGATAAAATGGCAGAATACGGATTCATGATGTCCCGCTCTATGCCTCTTGAAAGCCATCAAATAGCATTAGCTATTAAAAAAAGAAATTCAAATAAATTTTGGTTGGCAAGTTTTGGAGATCCAATTGCTAATAATCCATATGAAAAGTTCGCTTATGAATATACGTGTAGGCCGAGTATTAGAAGTTTGAGAGGCATTAAATTAAATATCAAACATCAGCTTATGAAAACGGCATATAAAAAGAAAAACCAAGGTCATATTATGTTACAAAATGAAATTTTTTCATTAGCTGAAAAACTAATTTTTAATAGTGAGCACCAATGTCGCTATATGTTAGGTGAGCGGTATGATGAGTTAATTCATAAAGCTTTGATTTTACCACATCCATATGATTTGAATTTATATAAATCAAGATATGAAGAAATTGTAGGCATACCGGAGAACTCAAATTTTCAAGATAGTAGAATTAAAATATTATTTGCAGGACATACAGATGATATCAGAAGTTTGAGATATTTTTTACAAGCTTTAGAAAGCCAAAAAGAGTATTTTAAAGATAAATTACAATTTACAATTTTAGGGAACTTGCCACAATCTGAAAGAGACTATATTTCTCTTCATGATTTATCGTCTTTGATAGTTTATGGAAAACAAGTTAGTTACGAAAAATCATTGCTAGAAATGAGAGATGCTGACTTATTAGTTCATGTGGATGCTGAGTTTCCGCCAGAAGTGCTGCAGGAAAATATTTTTTTTGCAGCAAAAATTTCTGACTATTTAGGATCGGGGACTAAAATTGTAGGTTTAACGTCAGGAGGTATTTCAAAAAATATTCTAACAGAGACTGGGCAATATTGCCTAACTAACAATAAAGTAATCATTGCAAATTTCTTGTATGATGTTACTACTGGTAAGGTAGATTTAAGTAAAAATCCTAATCCGCCTGCTAAATACAATTCAGTAAATATTGCAAAAATATATGATGATGTGCTAGATAAAGAAATAAAAGGTGAGAGTTAATGCTTGAAAGATTTAAATTAATTTTTAATTTATCACGATATGAATTTAAAAAAGAGTTCCTAGGAACGTCACTTGGCTATTTTTGGAATTTACTAAAGCCAACGCTAACAATTTTAATTTATTGGTTTGTTTTTGGGCATCTAATAAAGCAAGATAGTGCGGATCCTAACATTCCTTTTTTACTTCAACTTATTTCAGCCTTAGTTCCTTGGTTTTTTATTTCTGGAGCTATGATGTCAGGCAGTGGCAGTATGCTAAGTAATGTTAATTTAGTAAAAAAAGTGAAATTCAGTCTCTATAATATTCCTTTAATTACTTTAATGGCTAACTTTTTTAATTTTCTTATTATGTTTGCAATTGTTATTGTAATATCATGTATATTTGGCTTTTTCCCTAATATATATTGGCTACAATTAATTTACTATATGTTAGCTACCTTGTTATTATTAAATGGCTTTAATTACATATTCGCAACACTTACTACATTACAAATAGATTTTCATCAATTGCTCGGTATTGTGCTCCAATTATTAATGTATTTAATGCCTATTCTTTGGGCTATGGACTATGTACTTACTAAAACTAATGGAACATTACTTGCAACTATTTTAAAAATAAATCCATTTTTCTATATAATTACAGGATTTAGAAGTACAATATTATATCCTGAGTTTAATATAGTTAATTATGGTTTGAATTCAATAAGCTATGTAGCTTATTTCTGGGTTTTTGTCATAGTAATTAATTTAATAGGTTTCCTATTATTTAGGAAATATAAAGGGGAGTTTGCAGATTTATTATGATGAATAATGATAAAGTAATAGAAGTAGTTAACTTAAATAAATCCTATAAGCTTTTTAAGAAAAATATCTATAAGATACTTGATATTTTTGCCTTTGGTAAAAAGCTTTATACACCTCATGACGTTTTAAAAGATGTTACATTTGATGTCTATAAAGGAGAGGTTCTAGGCATTATTGGAAGCAATGGTGCTGGTAAATCTACTTTACTAAAGCTAATTTCAGGTGTTTCAACACCAACTAGTGGAAGTATTAAAATTAATGGGAATGTAGTCTCTTTGTTGGAGCTGGGATCCACTTTTAATATGGAAATGACAGGGATTGAGAATTTAAAGCTTTTCTTTACTATCATGTTAGTTGATAAAGATAAGATGCAACAATATGTTGAAGAAGCTATTAAATTTGCAGATATTGGAGAATATGTTAATCATCCAGTAAAGTTCTATTCCAGCGGTATGTTTGCTCGTTTAGCATTTGCTGCGAGTGTCCAAGTGGAACCAGAAATACTTGTTCTTGATGAAGTTCTTTCAGTCGGGGATATTGATTTTCAATCAAAATCCTTAGAAAAAATTATTGAATTGAAGAATAAGGGGGAAACAATTCTTTTAGTTTCACACTCATTCTCAGCAGTTAATAGTTTCTGTGATAGAGTAATATGGCTAAAAGATGGTGTTATTCATAAAATGGGTGATCCTAAAATCATTACTCAAGCATATCATTTTAACAGCATTGGCTATGAAAATAATAGCAGTGAGCACTTTGCTGTAAAAGAAGATTCTGGTGCAGTTAAATTAAATAATGCTAGAATCAATAGGATAAAATATCAATTTAATGAAGATTTCCAGTTAGAATTAGATTATAAGGTTGAGAAAAAAATACCAATGGATTTAATAGTTGAAATTTGGAAGTATCAAGCAGAATACCCTAATTTCTTAAGAGGAGGTGAGCTTTTGATTGGTAAGTATTATGGTTCTAATCATCAATTTGATGCTACTAATAGTGATAGTTTAAAATTTTTCATTGAAAAGTTAAATTTAGGTGCAGGACAATACTATATTGATATTGCATTTAGTAATACTATTAATTCAAAATTATATCTTCATGTGTTTAATGTAGCTGATTTTGTAGTTTCCTCAAGAGATAAAATCGACGATGGAATTGTATTAATGGATGCTCATTTTAACAGAGGTTAAAAGAATGAATATATTAGTTACAGGGGGAGCCGGTTTTATCGGCTCTCATTTTATAAAGGCATTGCTTCGTAATCCGCAAATTAAAAATGTAGTGAATTTAGATTGTTTGCGTTATGGCAATAATTTATTTTCTTTAGAAACTGTTAAAAGTGATAACCGTTATTCATTTATTGAAGGAAATATTACTAACAAAGAATTAGTTGATGAAATTTTTAAAATTTATAAAATCAATAAAGTGGCTCATTTTGCTGCTGAATCACATGTAGATAAAAGTTTAGTAGATTTTGAAGGATTCATAAAAACAAATGTTTTGGGAACCCAGGTCCTTCTTGAAAGTGCAAAAAAAGCTTGGCTAGTGAATAAAGAAGGTGATAGTTGGAGTAGTCTTGGAAATAAGAAGTTTCTGCATATTTCTACAGATGAGGTCTATGGACCAACTAATAGCTTTAAAATACTTTTTGATGAAACAGCACCACTAAATCCTTCAAATCCATATGCAACAACAAAGGCTTCGGCTGACTTAGTTGCCTTAACTTACAAAAATAACTTTAATTTGCCACTTAATATTACTCGGTCTACTAATAACTATGGAATTTTTCAATTTCCAGATAAACTAATTCCTAAAATGATTATTAAAGGTCTTAAGGGGGAGTTGTTACCAGTGTATGGTAAAGGACAGGAAGTAAGAGAATGGTTAAGCGTAGAGGATCATGTTAATGTTTTAGTAGAGATTTTATTTGATAGTCATAAAGGAGAAATATATAATATAGCCAGTGGCATAAGGAAGAAAAATATTGAAGTTGTTGAATTAATTGTCCGGATTCTAGGATTACCGAAAAGTAGAATTACCTTTGTTAAGAATCGTTTATTTCATGATAAAGCCTATAGCATTGATGATAGTAAACTTAATAAATTATTTAATTTTGAACCAAATAGGAGCTTCCAGTTAGAAATGGAAAAAATTATTTCTTGGTATTGTAGGAATGAAAAATGGTGGTCAAAATTTATCTGATTACTTATAGTGTAAATATAAAACTTAATTTAAATAATATTTTAAATTAGGTTTTTCTTTTTTAGACCTTACAGTTTCCTTAAACTTAGGCTTTAAAATAAAAGCTATAAAGCGAAAGGAAGGGTAATATGGAAAAATATATTCTAGAAACAAATAATCTAACAAAGTCATTTAATAAAGAAATAGCTAAAAATGATTGCTGGTATTTTAGACTCTACAGCCGATCAGATCTATTTCCAGGGGAAGGTTTGGGAGCGAAAAGATTTATATAATATTATAGGGAGCACTAATTGAGTCTCCGGCTATTTATGGCAATTTAACTGCCTATGAAGAATTTAAAAATACACACACTTATACTAGGGTTGAAAGAATCTACTATAATGGATGTTCTTAGTATAGTCGATTAAAAGGAGACTGGAAAGAAAAAAGCATTCCAGTTTTCAATGGGTATGAAACAGCGATTAGGTATTGCTATTGCATTACTTGGGAATCCAAAACTTCTTATTTTAGATGAACCTATTAATGGGCTTGATCCTATGGGGATTAAAGATATGAGGGCTTTAATTCGTTCATTTCCTGCAAAAGGTATTACAGTTATATTGCCTAGTCTTCTTCTATCTGAGGTTGAGCAAGTAGCAGATTATATTGGTATTATTAATTAAGGCGTTCTTGGTTATGAAAGTAAAATAAATACTAATGAAAACTTAGAAGAATTATTCATGAATGTTATTCAGAAAACTTAAAATTTTAAGAGGATTTTTTTCACGTAAAATTTTAATTATTGTTCCTTTATTTATTATTGTTTTTACTTTTTGGCAGCCTTTCTGGCAAATTTAGAAAACCAAGAGCTTTTAGCAATGATTTTTAATTGGTGGCCATTACTTTTTATGCCATTAGGGACCGCTACACTTTCAATTATGGCAATTTATTAGAGGCAGATGATTGAGATAACTTTCAAGACTTTTTGCAAATTTTTCGTAGGGGCTAAGAGATGGGTTATTAACAATTGTATTCTAATCTTTAACTTTAATTTAATAGATTCTTTCAATAAGGGCATTAATAATTTCATCTCGGGAGGAAAAGTAGTAGTAGATGCTACCTTTGCCAATACCAACTTTTTTGGCAATTTGAGAAATCGAAATATGATTATTTTTTTCCTTCATAAATAGAGTTTTAGTTACTCCGATATCAGATCCCTTTTATTAATTAACTTATCTTTGTTTTTCATAATACACCTCATCCAAGTAAAATTGTTCTCTTATTATAGCAATAGAAAAGACAATAAGAGAGAATGAAGTGATTTAAAGATGGTATTCTTTTGACTATTTAATTTTTTATTTTCATAATAAAATTACTCAAAATCACCAAAAAGAGATTGTTAAACTATAGGATGATGAAATAAATAATTGCGAAAACCCTCTTGTGGTAGCGGTGGGATATATTTTCTGTTTACTTTCTATTAGGTAATATAAAATCTACTAAAGCTTTATTAAGAAAATCATTTAAAGGTTTTATTGCTTTGTATTTTTTTGTTAAAGTGAGTATTAGCTCTTCTTCTTTGCGCAATTCATTTTCATTAATAGCTGATTCAACATACCAGTTTTTATGTTTTAGTAATTCAAAATAAGGACTGTCTTTATCATAGCCTTTAGGGCAGTTTTTTAGCTTAAAACCAGAGAGCTGAAAAATTTTTTAAAGGTACTATTGTTAATAATTTGTGTTAGCTCTTTTCCATGGGTAATGATATAGTCCCGAACCATTGCTGTTGCTTCTGGAAATTGAGTAGCATAAACACCACCAGCTGAGAAAGAAATTCCTTTAGGATTGAATTGGAGAAAGTATCCAGCAAGGAATAAATTGTTTTCCTTTTGGGTCGATATGGGCTCTAAAAGAAGGATTGTAGGGGCTTTTATTGTGGCTAAAACGAATATCTCTATTCAGTCTAAATAGGAATTTACTATCAGTAGGCTCAATTGCTTTATCAAAAGTTCTAATGTTGTTAATTAAAGCATCAAGGAATAATAGAAATTCATATTCTGCTTCTTTTTTTAAATCTTTATGTTTATGCATCCAATCTAAATTATTGTTATCATAATGAAAGAAAAGTAATTGATTTTTCTAAATTCATTTTAAATCTCCTTAAGTTTTTCATATATTATATCATAAATAGCCAGTAAAAAAGGAAGACCATAATCTTCCTTTTTTACTGGTAAGTATTTTATTTATGCTGCAGATGATTGTCCTAAAAATTGACTGTTTTATAAATTGTAATAGAAGCCACCTTGGGCTAGTAAAGTTTCATGTGTGCCTTGTTCAATTATTGAACCTTTATCCATTACTAAAATTAAATCAGCATTTTTATAGTTGAAAGACGGTGAGCAATTACAAAGCTTGTTCTGTCTTTCATTAATTCTCCCATAGCTTGTTGGACTTGTTGGATAAGTAGCTCAGTTCTAGTATCAACACTACTAGTAGCTTCATCTAAAATTAATATTTTTTGATTAGCTAGGATGGCACGGGCAATTGTAATTAACTGTTTTTGACCTTGCGATATATTCGTCGCTTCTTCGTTAATTATTGTCTCATAGCCTTTTGCCAATGTTTTAATAAAATGGTCAGCATATGCTGCTTTAGCGGCATCAATAACATCATCAACAGTCGCTTCTTTACGACCATAAGCAATATTATCTCTGATTGTTCCATTAAATAGCCAAATGTCTTGTAGTACCATTCCAAAAAGACTGCGAAGACCACTTCTAGTTAAATCCTTAATGTTTTCACCATCAATAGTAATGGCACCACCATTTAATTCGTAGAAACGCATTAGGAGATTAACTAATGTTGTTTTACCTGCTCCAGTAGGACCTACAATTGCTACTGTTTGTCTTTCCCTCACATCAATGGATAAATCATTCATTAAGATGTTATCAGGCTCATAACCAAATTTAATATGATCAAAATGAATATTGCCTTTTAATGTATCTACTGGCAATGGTGTAGTTGTTTCTGGAACTTCTTCTTTTTTTCATCCAGTAATTCAAATACTCTTTCAGCAGCAGCAGTGGATTGTATAGTGTTAAAGATCTAGCTACTTGGGTAATTGGTTGTGTAAAGGAACGTGAGTATTGAATAAAGGGTTGAATATTACCCAATAGTTAGTTGTCCCATACTTGCTAAAATACCACCAACAACACAGACAATAACATAGCCTAGGTTACTTACAAAGTTTAATAGAGGAATAATAATACTTGAAATAAACTGTGATTTCCAACCTGCTGAGTACAGTCTTTCATTAATATCATCAAACTCTTCAATAGAGCGTTTTTCTTGTCCGAAGATTTTTACTACTTTTTGGCCAGTATACATTTCTTCAACATGGCCGTTCATAGCCCCCCGATTCTTTTTGGTTAGCAATAAATTGTTTTTGCGAATGTTTCGCAATTTTTGTTGTAATAAAAGCAGCAAGAGGTAATGTGAGAACTGTTACTAATGTTAGTATAGGACTAATTGTTATCATCATAATCACAACACCAACTATAGTAACAATTGAGGTGATAATTTGGGTTAAGCTTTGTTGTAATGTAGTACTGATTGTGTCAATATCATTTATTACTCGGCTTAAAACTTCCCCATAGGTATGATTATCAAAGTATTTCATAGGTAATTTATCAAGTTTCTGACTGACATCATTACGCATATTAAAGACAGTTTTCTGAGTAATATTAGTCATAATGAAACCTTGAATATAGGAGAACAATGCACTTAGTAAATAGAGTCCTAATAGTAATAGGAGAATTTGACCAATAGCGCCAAAATCAATAATTGGTTTTACAGTTAAGTTGAGATTTTCAATATAATCAAGATAATTTGCTGGAATTTTATCTTTAATTTCAGCGGGCATGTTTTTTAAAACAGAAGCCCCTGTAGTACCTTCTGACAACTGAATTCCAGGTGGTAGTTCTTTATGCACCTGATTATAAATTGTAATGCCAACAACGCCTTTTGCCAAAACATCAGTAGCATTTCCTAAAATTTTAGGGCCAACAATGGCAAAGACTGTACTGGCTACAGCAAATAAGAATACGACAACAATATGAAATTTATAGCGTCTTAAATAGCCTGTTAAACGTTTTAAGGTTTGACCAAAGTTTTTGGCTTTTTCAGCAGGTCTCCCTAAAGAAGATCAAGGAGGTCCGCCTTGAGGAATTTTGCTTTTAGATTTTTCTTTTACTTCACTCATGCTGCTTCCTCCTCTGATAATTGTGACAAGACAATTTCTTTATAAATTTTATTATTTTTATAAAGTTCTTCATGGGTTCCTTTGCCAACTACTTTACCACTATCTAATACGAGTATTTGGTTAGCATCCATAATATTGCTTACACGTTGAGCTACTAAAATCATAGTCGTATCTTTTATATTTTCTTTTAATGCTTTTCTCAGTTTGCCATATGTTGTAAAGTCTAAAGCTGAGAAACTATCATCGAAAATAAATATTTCAGGTTTTCTCACTAGAGCTCTGGCAATAGCCAAACGTTGTTTTTGACCACCAGATAAGTTTGTACCGCCTTGTGCAATTTCTGTTTCAAAACCTTCTGGCTTTTCATTGGTAAACTCTAAACATTGTGCTGTTGTTGCAGCAGCTTCTAGTTCTGCATCTGTAGCGTTTTCTTTGCCATAGAGAATATTTTCTGCAATTGTGCCTGAAAAAAGAACGGTTTGTTGGGGTACCATACCTATTTTATGTCTTAAAGTTTCCATATCCATATCGGTTATTGATACACCATCAATTAGAATTTCACATTCTTCTATATCGTAAAAACGTGGAATTAAATCAATTAAAGTAGTTTTACCAGAACCTGTACCACCGATAATAGCTCTTGTTTCACCGGGCTTAGCAGTAAATGTTATATTTTTTAGAACTGGTTCTTCTGCACCTTTGTGTCGAAAAGTAACATTTTTAAATTCAAGAATACCATTTAGTGTTTTAAATTTAGTTACTGGTTTTTCTGTAATTTTAATAGTGCTTTGAGAATTTAGTACTTTATTAATTCTCTTTGCAGACACTTGAGCTCTTGGTAAAAGGAAGAAAATCATGGAAAACATTAA contains:
- the rfbB gene encoding dTDP-glucose 4,6-dehydratase, encoding MNILVTGGAGFIGSHFIKALLRNPQIKNVVNLDCLRYGNNLFSLETVKSDNRYSFIEGNITNKELVDEIFKIYKINKVAHFAAESHVDKSLVDFEGFIKTNVLGTQVLLESAKKAWLVNKEGDSWSSLGNKKFLHISTDEVYGPTNSFKILFDETAPLNPSNPYATTKASADLVALTYKNNFNLPLNITRSTNNYGIFQFPDKLIPKMIIKGLKGELLPVYGKGQEVREWLSVEDHVNVLVEILFDSHKGEIYNIASGIRKKNIEVVELIVRILGLPKSRITFVKNRLFHDKAYSIDDSKLNKLFNFEPNRSFQLEMEKIISWYCRNEKWWSKFI
- the glf gene encoding UDP-galactopyranose mutase codes for the protein MKVLTVVVPVYNMEEYLGRCLDSMLDDSIKDDLEIICVNDGSKDNSINIMEKYSREYPETVRFIDKENGGHGSTVNAGIEAAKGEFFRVVDSDDWLNKINFIQLVKNLKDLVKKDVDLIISAYSREEAYKGYQTIIHYNFPNQEIVNFIYGNYLLDNSTKADQEKYYTMAASTYRTQILKDSPHRLSEKSPYVDMEYNLFFIKHVKNVYYFDAPIYCYFIGRKDQSVAKSSLLRNFSFHENVLKRVISYYNENTYDNAAYKKYIRKTIVYMLNTHYMIQAFFREGKKQKEGNALARVFDAYLKETSKDLYDALNHRAYIAKGRKHNFSTSSFNILQYGLCRRKEIKAKTWEKPLDRQDKVYDVIVGGAGYAGSIMARKYAELGKKVLLVDRRKHIGGNMYDYKNDSGILIHKYGPHIAYMETDKAYDFLSQFTEWNQYEHRVNVEIQGKEVPLPFNLTGIDIMFDSEKATKLKDILIAQYGMYSKVPILDMLNSDNKDLNELAQFVYDNIFVDYTTKMWGLDPKEISPAVTGRVPVRISYDNRHFTNRIQVMPKHGYTRIFEIMLNHENIDILLGEDVKKVVVLDKNNKTLYYNNQVFNGTYVYTGALDEFLNYEFGELSYRSLEFKIENHNVDKIQETGTLNWPDKRPETRRSEMKTLTSQQDIKGTTVTLTEYPGPCNKYAEHWNEPYYPIPSNENESNYKLYYDELSKIKNLVLVGRLAEYKYYNMEAIILKALELFERVGK
- a CDS encoding polysaccharide ABC transporter ATP-binding protein, translating into MMNNDKVIEVVNLNKSYKLFKKNIYKILDIFAFGKKLYTPHDVLKDVTFDVYKGEVLGIIGSNGAGKSTLLKLISGVSTPTSGSIKINGNVVSLLELGSTFNMEMTGIENLKLFFTIMLVDKDKMQQYVEEAIKFADIGEYVNHPVKFYSSGMFARLAFAASVQVEPEILVLDEVLSVGDIDFQSKSLEKIIELKNKGETILLVSHSFSAVNSFCDRVIWLKDGVIHKMGDPKIITQAYHFNSIGYENNSSEHFAVKEDSGAVKLNNARINRIKYQFNEDFQLELDYKVEKKIPMDLIVEIWKYQAEYPNFLRGGELLIGKYYGSNHQFDATNSDSLKFFIEKLNLGAGQYYIDIAFSNTINSKLYLHVFNVADFVVSSRDKIDDGIVLMDAHFNRG
- a CDS encoding ABC transporter permease, which encodes MLERFKLIFNLSRYEFKKEFLGTSLGYFWNLLKPTLTILIYWFVFGHLIKQDSADPNIPFLLQLISALVPWFFISGAMMSGSGSMLSNVNLVKKVKFSLYNIPLITLMANFFNFLIMFAIVIVISCIFGFFPNIYWLQLIYYMLATLLLLNGFNYIFATLTTLQIDFHQLLGIVLQLLMYLMPILWAMDYVLTKTNGTLLATILKINPFFYIITGFRSTILYPEFNIVNYGLNSISYVAYFWVFVIVINLIGFLLFRKYKGEFADLL
- a CDS encoding glycosyltransferase family 1 protein, which codes for MKGIVFSYFFPPLNSSEGNVTFKLINASKYDYEVFYQNQSDLWSYGKNIFLRSDRIKVIPSNTSDLEGFRDKGIALFSNDKMAEYGFMMSRSMPLESHQIALAIKKRNSNKFWLASFGDPIANNPYEKFAYEYTCRPSIRSLRGIKLNIKHQLMKTAYKKKNQGHIMLQNEIFSLAEKLIFNSEHQCRYMLGERYDELIHKALILPHPYDLNLYKSRYEEIVGIPENSNFQDSRIKILFAGHTDDIRSLRYFLQALESQKEYFKDKLQFTILGNLPQSERDYISLHDLSSLIVYGKQVSYEKSLLEMRDADLLVHVDAEFPPEVLQENIFFAAKISDYLGSGTKIVGLTSGGISKNILTETGQYCLTNNKVIIANFLYDVTTGKVDLSKNPNPPAKYNSVNIAKIYDDVLDKEIKGES